TGAGCGTCAACGCCGTGACGGTCCAGGCCGGCGGGCGGCGCGCCGTCGGCCTGATGGCGCTGTATGTGCGAAGAATCGCACTTCGTCGCCTTAAGTTTTTCGTGGTGCGCGAGCTCCAGGCCTTATCTGCCGGGCAGCATGTGCCGAGGACATGAGTGAGGGCGACCACACCGTTCGCCCCACCTGACCCCAAGGAGATTCAGTCATGGCCATGTCAATCAGGACGAACGTCGCGTCCCTCAACGCCCAGAAGAACCTGTACCAGACCCAGGGCGCCCTCGACTCCTCGCTGTCCCGCCTGTCGAGCGGCTTCCGCATCACCAAGGCGGGCGACGACGCCGCCGGCCTCGGCATCAGCACCAAGCTCGAGTCGCAGATCAAGAGCTACGGCCAGGCCGTCCGCAACGCCAACGACGGCCTCTCGGTCATCCAGTCGACCGAGGCCGCCCTCAACGAGCAGGCCAACATCCTGACCCGCCTCCGCGAGCTGGCCATGCAGTCCGCCTCGGACGGCATCGGCAACACCGAGCGCGGCTACATCCAGACGGAGACCACCTCGCTGGTCAACGAGCTGGAGCGCATCTCGCAGGTCACCGAGTACAACGGGACCAAGCTGCTGGACGGCTCGGCCGCCACCCTGGACTTCCAGGTCGGCATCAACAACAGCGCCACCGGCTTCGACCGCATCAGCTTCTCCACCCTGAACGCCACCACCGCCACGGCCGGCCTCAACGTCACCGGCCTGAGCCTGGCCTCCAAGGCCTCGGCGCAGGCGGCCCTGTCCACCATCGACACCGCGCTCATCAACGTCTCGACGCAGCGCTCCACCCTGGGCGCCGCCGGCAACCGGTTCCAGAGCGCCATCGCCTCCATCCAGTCCTTCTCCGAGTCCCTCTCGGCCGCCAACAGCCGCATCAAGGACGTGGACGTGGCCGAGGAGACCAGCCGCATGGCCCGCAGCCAGATCCTCAGCCAGGCCGGCGTCAGCGTGTTGGCCCAGGCCAACCAGATGCCGCAGCTGGCCCTCAAGCTCCTCGGCTAGCCGCACCGGTGTATTCTCTCGGCCTCCCCCCGGCTCGCCCCGGGGGGAGGCTGGAGGTCTTCATGGCGTCGAACTTCACGGCCAGCGGTCTGGCGTCGGGCATCGACACCGCGTCGATCGTCGACCAGCTGGTCTCGCTGGAGTCGCGCCCCATCACCCAGCTGCAGAAGCGCCAGACCGGCGTGCAGGCGCAGATCAGCGCGCTGGCCGAGCTGGTCACCAAGCTCTCCACGCTGGAGGCCGCCGCCAAGGACCTGGGCGCCACCGGCGTCCTGGCCGCCAAGGTCACCTCCACGAACACCGCCTTCTCCACCGCGGTGGGCGCCGGGGCGCTCTCGGGCCGCTACGCCGTCCGGGTGGACGAGCTGGCCCAGGCCTCCAAGTGGCGCTCCGCGGCCTTCGCCACGCCCACCACCGGGGTGCAGGGCGGCACGCTGCGCCTCACCGTGCAGGGCACCACCTACCCGGACCTCACCATCGCCGACGGCGCCAGCCTGGCCGACGTGGCCTTCGCCATCCGCCAGAGCGGGGCGCCGGTCTCGGCCACCGTGCTCACCGGCATGGACCCCACCACCCAGCTGCCCGCCTCCTACCTGGCCATCACCGCCCGCGACACCGGCTTCGCCGGGGCCGATCCCACGGCGGCCCTGCGGGTGGAGTTCCTCACCCCGGCCGGCGCCGGCCAGCCCCTCGGCTTCGCCGAGACCCAGGCGGCCCGGAACGCCCGCTTCAACGTGGACGGCCTGGACTTCAGCCGCCAGTCCAACGTGGTCGCCGACGCCATCGGCGGCCTGACGCTGACCCTCACCAAGGGCGGCCCCGGCCTGCCGGCCACCGGCACGGTCGAGGACCTGGTGGTCTCGACGGACGCCACCGGCACCCAGGCCAAGCTGCAGAAGTTCGTCGACGCCTACAACTCGGTCATGACGCTGGTGCAGAAGCAGCTCAACGTGAACAAGGACACCAACCGCGGCACCACGCTGGCGGGCGAGTCCTCGGTCCGCTCGCTGCAGGGGCTGCTGCACGGCCTCATCACCACCAGGGTGGCCGGGCTGCCGGGCGTCTCCACCCTGGCCGACGTGGGGGTGAAGACCGCCCGCGACGGCTCGCTCTCCATCGACGCCACCGTGCTCAACGCCGCCCTGGGGCGCGACCCGGCGGCCATCGACGCCCTCTTCTCCACCGCCACCAGCGGCCTCTCGGCGGTGGTCTCCTCGATGGTGCAGGGGCAGGTCAAGAGCGGCACCGGCGTGCTGGTGAGCCGGCAGAAGGGGCTCTCCGACACCATCAAGACGATGGACACGCAGATCGCCTCGCTGCAGCGCCGCGTCGACGCCTTCCGCCTGGCCCTGGTGAAGCAGTTCACGGCCATGGAGAAGACGGTCAGCAACCTCAAGGCCTCGGGCAACTTCCTCACGGCGCAGCTCTCCGCCAACAGCAGCGCCTAGCCCACGGTGGCCACTCCGCAGGACCTCGAGGCGGCGCTGGCCGCCACGGCCGCGGCCCTGGAGGCCGGCGACCCGCTGGCCGCCGAGCAGGCCAGCGACCAGCTGGCGGCGATCTGCGCCGACCTGGGCGGGCGCGGCACCCGGCTGCCCGCCGAGGGGCTGGCGCGCGCCGCCGCGCTGCAGGCCCGCTGCGAGGCGGCCGCGGCGCGCCAGCTGGAGAGGCTCGGCGGAGAGCTCGACCTGGCGGCCCGCTCCAGGCGCGCCGGCCAGGCCTATCGCCAGGGCTGAGCGGCCCGCCTGGCCGGCTGGATCGGCCGGGCAGGATCGGCCGGGCGGCCGGCGCGGGCGGCGGCCAAAACGGCCCAGCGAACGAGGGCTTAAGTCATCGCCGGGCCGGGCCGAAGAAGTGGGTGAAGGACGAGTCGAGAGCCTCGTCACCAAACTCAGGAGGATTCCCCATGGCCATGTCGATCCGCACCAACGTCGCGTCCCTCAACGCCCAGAAGAACCTGTACCAGACCCAGGGCGCCCTCGACTCCTCGCTGTCCCGCCTGTCGAGCGGCTTCCGCATCACCAAGGCGGGCGACGACGCCGCCGGCCTCGGCATCAGCACCAAGCTCGAGTCGCAGATCAAGAGCTACGGCCAGGCCGTCCGCAACGCCAACGACGGCCTCTCGGTCATCCAGTCGACCGAGGCCGCCCTCAACGAGCAGGCCAACATCCTGACCCGCCTCCGCGAGCTGGCCATGCAGTCCGCCTCGGACGGCATCGGCAACACCGAGCGCACCTACATCCAGACCGAGACCCAGGGCCTGGTGGACGAGCTGGAGCGCATCTCGCAGGTCACCGAGTACAACGGGGCCAAGCTGCTGGACGGCACCGTCACCACCCTGGACTTCCAGGTCGGCATCAACAACAGCGCCACCGGCTTCGACCGCATCAGCTTCTCCACGCTGAACGCCACCACCGCGGCGGGCGGCCTCAACGTCACCGGCCTGAGCCTGGCCACCAAGGCCTCCGCGCAGGCGGCCCTGTCCACCATCGACACCGCCCTGGTCAACGTCTCGACGCAGCGCTCCACCCTGGGCGCCGCCGGCAACCGGTTCCAGAGCGCCATCTCCTCCATCCAGTCCTTCTCCGAGTCCCTCTCGGCCGCCAACAGCCGCATCAAGGACGTGGACGTGGCCGAGGAGACCAGCCGCATGGCCCGCAGCCAGATCCTCAGCCAGGCCGGCGTCAGCGTGTTGGCCCAGGCCAACCAGACCCCGCAGCTGGCCCTCAAGCTCCTCGGCTAGCCGATGACGTAGCCTCGCGAAGCGCCGCCCCGCGGCCAGAAGCCCCGGGGCGGCCTCTCGCACTCTGGACGACCTACGAGGTCTGCGATGATCCCCGCCGCACGTCGTTACGCACAGGCCCAGCGAGAGACCGCCTCCCCGGAGCGCCTGATGGTGCTCCTGTTCGAGGCGGCCCTCCGGAACATCCGGTCGGGCGCGACCGCCCTGGAGACAGGGCGGACGTCCGAGGCGACCGCCGCGCTCATGAAGGCCTCCGACATCGTGGTCGAGCTGCACGCCACGCTGGACCGGTCCAAGGCCCCTGATCTCTGCGATCGCCTCGCCGAGGTGTACCGCTTCGTCTGCCTGCGGCTCTCCGCCGCGGCGCTCTCCCGCGACGCACGCGCTGCACGGGAGGCGGAGCGGGCCTTTGCACCCATCGCCGAGGCCTTCGCCCAGGCGGTGCACTCGATGGGCAGTGCGCCGGCGCGCTGACGGGATCCAGCCGGCCTCGCAGGTCGTCTCGGGGTGGCGCGTCCGCGCCACCCCGTCTTGTTTTCGGGGCCGGCCCCTCGCGCCGCCGGCCGCTCAGCCGGCCAGGGCCCGGGCCAGCGCCGCGTGGCGCGCCTGCCGGTGCGGGCACTCCCACCCGGCGGCCCGCCGCTCGTCGGCCCGGGCCAGCAGCAGCCGGGCGTCGCCCGCCGCTCCCAGCCGCCAGGCCGCCTCGGCCGCCAGCAGCCACCCGTCCGGCCGGGCCCCCAGCGCCCGCTCCACCACCTTGAGCGCCCGCCCCGCCTCCCCCAGCTCCAGCAGCGCCTCGGCCTGGCCCGCCAGCGCCGACGGGTTGCCCGGCTCCTGCGCCAGGGCCCCCTCGAAGGCCGCCAGGGCGTCGCCGGCCCGCCCGCGCTGCAGCGCGATCACGCCGAGGTGGAGCTGGATGCGCGCCACCCCGGCCGCCGCCACCAGCTCGAAGGGGCCCTCGTGGGTGAGCCGCCGCAGCGACGAGCGGAAGGCCGCCTCGGCCCGGTCGAGCAGCCCGTCCCGCTCCGGCGAGCCCGGCGCCGCCGCCTGCCCCTGCAGCTCCAGGCCGAACGCCCGGAGGTAGTCGAAGTCGGGGCCGGGCCCGTCCCGTCCCTCGCCCCGCGCGGCCGACTCGCAGGCCGTCACCCCGTCGCCCCGCCGCAGCGCCAGCAGGCCGCGGAAGACCGCCACCCGGAGGAAGCTGCGGTCCGGTGGCTGGGCCGGCAGGAGCGCCCAGGCCTCCTCCAGCAGGGCGGCGGCCTCGTCGAGGCGCCCGGCCTCCATGAGCTCGAGCGCCAGGTAGCCGCGCGGCGTGACGTCGCCCGGCTCGGCCGCCACCCGGCGCCGCAGCAGGCCGATGTTGCGCTCCCGCTTGCCGCGCTGCAGGGCCAGCGAAGGCACGTAGCCGAAGTGCACCAGGTCCACCGGGAGGTCGGCCCGCCGGCCGCGGATGCGGGAGAACCAGTCGCCCACCCCCTCGTGCACGGCGCCGCGCCACTCCAGCCCCTTGGCGTGGCGCAGCACCCGCGGGAGCAGGATGGGCTCGCCGAGCCGCTCCCGCCCGGCCACCACGTCCTCCAGGCGCGCCTCCTGGCGCGCGGCGTTGTGCAGGCGGACCATCCCCAGGTCGAAGCCCCCGCCCGCCACCGCGGCCAGCAGCGCCGGCCCGCTGCCGGGCGCCAGCCGCTCGTCCGCGTCCAGCTGGAGGATGAAGCCCCCTCGGACGTGGCGCGCCGCCAGGTTGCGCGGCGCCGAGAAGTCGTCGTCCCAGGGGCGCTCCACCACCGTGGCGCCGGCCGCCCGGGCCAGCGCCACCGTGCGGTCGGTCGAGCCGGTGTCCACCAGCACGATCTCGTCCACCACGCCCCGCACCGACTCGAGGCAGCCTGGCAGCAGGACCTCCTCGTTGCGGGCGATGAGGCAGAGGGTCAGGCGTGGCGCCACGGCGGCCTCCTCGCGGCGAAGGGGGTCACGGGCGGCTCCGCCGGGCGGGAGGTCCGCGGCGGGTGGCGCCGCGCCGGGCGCCGTCGCCCCGGAGCCGCGCCACCAGCAGGTCGCACAGCCCGGCCACGTCGTCGGCGTCGAAGGCCGGCAGGGCGCGCGGCGGCGGCTCGTCGGTCACCACCGCCACCACCCGGCGATCGGTGGCGCAGAGGAACTCGCGCGAGACGCGGCGCCGGTGGACCTCGATGCGCGGCAGGGGCTCGCCCCGCCAGCCCTCGGCCAGCACCAGGTGGCAGGGCGGGAGCAGCCTGGCCAGGGCGCGGGCCCCGCCGGCTGGCGGCCCGAAGAGCGCCATGGCGTCCGGCCCCTGGATGGCGGCCGCCACCGCCCCGGCCCGCCGCAGCACCTCGGTGTCCTTGCCGGGCCGGTCGAAGGCGTGCACGTGGCTGGTGTGCTTGAGCACCGCCACGGTCACGCCGCGTGCCGCCAGCGCCGGGATGAGCCGGGAGAGCAGCCGCGTCTTGCCGACGCCGCTCGGCCCCGAGACCGCCACCACGGGCGTCACCCGCCCTCGCCGAGCAGCCACGCCGTCACCTCCGCGCCCTCCGGCAGGTCGCCGGTGTCGGCCCCCAGGCACAGCAGCAGGTCGGCCAGGGCTGGCCCCCGCACCTGGGCGGTGTCACGGCCCAGCGGCCGGGCCCGCCCACCGGCCTCGAGCCGCGCCCACACCAGCCGCGCCCGCCCCGGTCGGCCGCTGGCGGCCTCGGCCAGGCGCAGCGGCAGCTCGGGGCGGAGCCGCTGCCCGGCGCCGCAGAGCGCCAGCAAGGCGGGGCGCACGAACACCTCGAAGGCCACCAGGCAGGCCGACGGGCTCCCGGGCAGGCCGAAGGCCGGGTGAGCTCCCCGCCGCGCGAAGAGGTATGGCTTGCCGGGCTTCATGGGCACGCCGTGGATCTCGATGGCGGCGCCGGCGGCCTCCAGCGCGGCCGGCACGTGGTCGCGCTCGCCCACCGAGACGCCGCCGATGGTCACCACCGCGTCGCAGGCGCCCAGCGCCTCGTCGAGCGCGGCGGCCAGCGCCTCCAGCCGATCGGGCACGCGGCGCCGCTCCACGGTGGCGCCCAGCGCCAGGCACAGCCCGGCCACCGCCGCGCCGTTCGAGTCGGGGGTCCGCCCGGACACCACCTCGTCGCCGGTGGAGAGGATCGCCACCCGCGGCCGGCGGACCACCTCCACCTGCCCGGTGGCCACCGCCTCGAGCAGCGCCAGCTGGCGCGGGCCGAGGCGCGCCCCGGCCTCCAGCGCCAGCCCGCCCCGCGCCACGTCCTCGCCGGCCGCCCGGACGTTCTGGCCAGGGCTGGCCGGTCGGCGGAAGCGCGCCAGCCCCTCGGCGGCGTCCACCTCCTCCTCCCGGACCACGGCGTCGGCGCCGGGCGGCAGCGGCGCCCCGGTGAAGATGCGGGCCGCCTCGCCCGGCGCGAGCGGCGCGGCCGCCGCCCCGGCGTAGAGCACCTGGCGCACCGGCAGCGCGGCCGGCGCGCCGGCCAGGTCGGCGGCGCGCACGGCGTAGCCGTCCATGGCCGAGCAGGTCTCCTGGGGAGCGGCCCGCGCGGCCAGGGCCTCGGCGGCGAGGTACCGCCCAGCCGCCTCGGCGAGCGCGACGCGCTCCGGCGGCAGCGCGGTCAGGGTCGCGAGGACCGCGTCCCTGGTGGCGAGGAGCCGCTTCATGGGGCAGCGGAGTGTCTCACGCCACCCCGGCCGCCGGCCACCAGGTGTGGACCGCGACCACACCTGACGTGGCCAGCCGGTCCCAGTTCCACGGTGGCATCGGGGCGCCCCATCCGGAGCCTGGGCTCGGACCTCCCGCAAGGGTTGCGCACTCCGCGGCTTGATCCATGGCAAGGCGCAAGGCCTGCATCCGGATCAAGTGAAATTCCAAAGAAGTATCGAGGGCCTGAGACGTGCAACTGGATTCCGGTCAAGAAGTCGCCTGATCTCCCCCTCGGAGGAACCCGTGCTTTCAAACGCCCCCGTCACCGACTGCGCCGCCTGCAACCTGGGCATCGCCTCCCAGGGCAAGTGCCGGCTCACCCCGACCAGCCGGGAGTCCGGTTCGACGATCTGCGCCCAGGGCGAGCGGCCGCGGACCGTCTACTTCGTCAAGGAGGGGTTCGTGGCACTCTCCGCGGTCAGCCCGCGGGGTTCCGAGATCCTGCTGACGCTGCGCGGCCCGTCGTCGCTGCTCTGCACCGAGGCGCTGCAAGGGGAGGCCTCCCCCTTCGAGGTCCGCGCCCTCTCCCGGGTGCGGGTCTGCGGCATCGCCGGCGACGCGCTCTCGCAGTGGGTCGGACCGGAGAAGAGCGCCGGTCGCGTCATCCTCGACCTCCTGCTCACCGAGTCCCGCCAGCAGCGCGACGAGGTCAACTGGCGCCAGGGCGACTGCCTGGCCCGGGTGGCGCGGTTCGCGCTGGCCCATTCGCGCTTCCTGGCCGATCGCCCCAACGCGGTCCGCAAGCAGGTGGTGGCCCGCCTGCTGGGCATGCGGCCCGAGACCCTCTCACGCTGCCTCACCAAGCTGGAGCGGGACGGCGTGGTGGACGCCTCGCGGGGCGTCAAGGTGCTGGACCACCGCCGCCTGGCGTCCATCGCCATGGAGGACGCCGCCGCCTAGCGCCGCCGCGCCCGCCCCACCTAGAGACACCACCCGGGGAATGCGGTAAAGGTTCGCGCGCGTTCCACCGGGGACAGGAGAGTCCACCCATGTTCGGTCTCAGAATGCCCGAGCTGCTCATCATCGGGTTCATCGTGGTGCTGCTGTTCGGCGCCAACAAGCTGCCGGCGCTGGGCGCCGGGCTGGGCAACGGCATCCGGAGCTTCAAGAAGGCCTTCTCCGGCGACGACGACAAGCTCGCCTCCAAGGACGAGAAGCCGCAGGCCGGCGAGCAGGGCCCGAAGGCCTAGCGCGTCGCCCGGCCGGGCGACGGCATCCCACCCCCGGCCCGGCCCGCGCCGGACCGCAGCGGTCACCGCCTCGACATCACCCGGCCCACCCACCGGGCCAGCGCCGCCGCCAGGCGGCCGACCCGGTCCTCCCACCAGTCGACGAGCCCCGTGCCGGGCACCGCGTCCGCCGGCACCACCACCGCCTCGGCGAGGCGCGCCTCGATCCAGCGCGCCCCGGCCCCCGCCAGCACCTGGTCCTCCGCCTCGGCGAGCACCTCCAGGTTGGCCAGGGAGAAGGGGTCGAGGTTGAAGCTGCCGAGCAGCAGGCGCAGGCCGTCCACCACCGCCACCTTGGCGTGCAGCATGGAGGCGGGCCACTCGCGCACCTCGACGCCCGCCGCCAGCAGCGTGCGGTAGAGCCGGCGGGTGGCCGGGCGGGCCAGCCCCACGTCGCTGCGGGCCGGCAGCACCAGGCGCACCTGCACCCCGCGCCGCGCCGCCGCGGTGATGGTGCGGACCATGTGCCGGTCCGGCAGGAAGTAGGCGTGGGCCAGCAGCACCCGCACCCGGGCCCCGCCGATGGCCTTGCGGTAGCGCCGCCGCAGCTTCCCACCGCCGCCCAGTCCGGACAGCCAGACGCGGAACGGGCCGGCCGGGCTGCTGCCGCGCTCGTGCCGGGCCCGCCGCAGCAGCCACTCGGCGGTCGGCCCGCGCACCTCCAGCGCCAGGTCGGCCCAGGCCCCCTCCCCGCTGGCACCCGGCGCGCCGTACTCCTCGCCGATGTTGATGCCGCCCAGGAAGGCCACCTCGCCGTCCACCGCCAGCACCTTGCGGTGGTTGCGCCGCCAGCGCCCGAAGAGGGCCACCAGCATGCGGTTGAAGACCTCCACCTGGCCCCCGGCCGCCTCGAGCCGCCGGGCCAGCTCGCCGGCCTGGGGGGCGGAGCCCCACCCGTCCAGCACCACCCGCACCCGGACGCCGCGCCGCGCCGCGCCGGCCAGGGCCTCCAGGAAGCGCTCGCCCACGCGGTCGGCGGCGAAGGAGTAAACCTCCAGCAGGATCTCCTCGCGCGCCGCCTCGATGGC
This DNA window, taken from Anaeromyxobacter sp., encodes the following:
- a CDS encoding flagellin FliC, with product MAMSIRTNVASLNAQKNLYQTQGALDSSLSRLSSGFRITKAGDDAAGLGISTKLESQIKSYGQAVRNANDGLSVIQSTEAALNEQANILTRLRELAMQSASDGIGNTERGYIQTETTSLVNELERISQVTEYNGTKLLDGSAATLDFQVGINNSATGFDRISFSTLNATTATAGLNVTGLSLASKASAQAALSTIDTALINVSTQRSTLGAAGNRFQSAIASIQSFSESLSAANSRIKDVDVAEETSRMARSQILSQAGVSVLAQANQMPQLALKLLG
- the fliD gene encoding flagellar filament capping protein FliD, with product MASNFTASGLASGIDTASIVDQLVSLESRPITQLQKRQTGVQAQISALAELVTKLSTLEAAAKDLGATGVLAAKVTSTNTAFSTAVGAGALSGRYAVRVDELAQASKWRSAAFATPTTGVQGGTLRLTVQGTTYPDLTIADGASLADVAFAIRQSGAPVSATVLTGMDPTTQLPASYLAITARDTGFAGADPTAALRVEFLTPAGAGQPLGFAETQAARNARFNVDGLDFSRQSNVVADAIGGLTLTLTKGGPGLPATGTVEDLVVSTDATGTQAKLQKFVDAYNSVMTLVQKQLNVNKDTNRGTTLAGESSVRSLQGLLHGLITTRVAGLPGVSTLADVGVKTARDGSLSIDATVLNAALGRDPAAIDALFSTATSGLSAVVSSMVQGQVKSGTGVLVSRQKGLSDTIKTMDTQIASLQRRVDAFRLALVKQFTAMEKTVSNLKASGNFLTAQLSANSSA
- a CDS encoding flagellin FliC, coding for MAMSIRTNVASLNAQKNLYQTQGALDSSLSRLSSGFRITKAGDDAAGLGISTKLESQIKSYGQAVRNANDGLSVIQSTEAALNEQANILTRLRELAMQSASDGIGNTERTYIQTETQGLVDELERISQVTEYNGAKLLDGTVTTLDFQVGINNSATGFDRISFSTLNATTAAGGLNVTGLSLATKASAQAALSTIDTALVNVSTQRSTLGAAGNRFQSAISSIQSFSESLSAANSRIKDVDVAEETSRMARSQILSQAGVSVLAQANQTPQLALKLLG
- the fliS gene encoding flagellar export chaperone FliS, with the translated sequence MIPAARRYAQAQRETASPERLMVLLFEAALRNIRSGATALETGRTSEATAALMKASDIVVELHATLDRSKAPDLCDRLAEVYRFVCLRLSAAALSRDARAAREAERAFAPIAEAFAQAVHSMGSAPAR
- a CDS encoding glycosyltransferase; its protein translation is MTLCLIARNEEVLLPGCLESVRGVVDEIVLVDTGSTDRTVALARAAGATVVERPWDDDFSAPRNLAARHVRGGFILQLDADERLAPGSGPALLAAVAGGGFDLGMVRLHNAARQEARLEDVVAGRERLGEPILLPRVLRHAKGLEWRGAVHEGVGDWFSRIRGRRADLPVDLVHFGYVPSLALQRGKRERNIGLLRRRVAAEPGDVTPRGYLALELMEAGRLDEAAALLEEAWALLPAQPPDRSFLRVAVFRGLLALRRGDGVTACESAARGEGRDGPGPDFDYLRAFGLELQGQAAAPGSPERDGLLDRAEAAFRSSLRRLTHEGPFELVAAAGVARIQLHLGVIALQRGRAGDALAAFEGALAQEPGNPSALAGQAEALLELGEAGRALKVVERALGARPDGWLLAAEAAWRLGAAGDARLLLARADERRAAGWECPHRQARHAALARALAG
- the mobB gene encoding molybdopterin-guanine dinucleotide biosynthesis protein B, translating into MAARRGRVTPVVAVSGPSGVGKTRLLSRLIPALAARGVTVAVLKHTSHVHAFDRPGKDTEVLRRAGAVAAAIQGPDAMALFGPPAGGARALARLLPPCHLVLAEGWRGEPLPRIEVHRRRVSREFLCATDRRVVAVVTDEPPPRALPAFDADDVAGLCDLLVARLRGDGARRGATRRGPPARRSRP
- a CDS encoding molybdopterin molybdotransferase MoeA, with the protein product MKRLLATRDAVLATLTALPPERVALAEAAGRYLAAEALAARAAPQETCSAMDGYAVRAADLAGAPAALPVRQVLYAGAAAAPLAPGEAARIFTGAPLPPGADAVVREEEVDAAEGLARFRRPASPGQNVRAAGEDVARGGLALEAGARLGPRQLALLEAVATGQVEVVRRPRVAILSTGDEVVSGRTPDSNGAAVAGLCLALGATVERRRVPDRLEALAAALDEALGACDAVVTIGGVSVGERDHVPAALEAAGAAIEIHGVPMKPGKPYLFARRGAHPAFGLPGSPSACLVAFEVFVRPALLALCGAGQRLRPELPLRLAEAASGRPGRARLVWARLEAGGRARPLGRDTAQVRGPALADLLLCLGADTGDLPEGAEVTAWLLGEGG
- a CDS encoding Crp/Fnr family transcriptional regulator; this encodes MLSNAPVTDCAACNLGIASQGKCRLTPTSRESGSTICAQGERPRTVYFVKEGFVALSAVSPRGSEILLTLRGPSSLLCTEALQGEASPFEVRALSRVRVCGIAGDALSQWVGPEKSAGRVILDLLLTESRQQRDEVNWRQGDCLARVARFALAHSRFLADRPNAVRKQVVARLLGMRPETLSRCLTKLERDGVVDASRGVKVLDHRRLASIAMEDAAA
- a CDS encoding twin-arginine translocase TatA/TatE family subunit, whose product is MFGLRMPELLIIGFIVVLLFGANKLPALGAGLGNGIRSFKKAFSGDDDKLASKDEKPQAGEQGPKA
- a CDS encoding cardiolipin synthase B — its product is MALPPWLDVRRPRPRDVVRLLDGGGGAYPPMLAAIEAAREEILLEVYSFAADRVGERFLEALAGAARRGVRVRVVLDGWGSAPQAGELARRLEAAGGQVEVFNRMLVALFGRWRRNHRKVLAVDGEVAFLGGINIGEEYGAPGASGEGAWADLALEVRGPTAEWLLRRARHERGSSPAGPFRVWLSGLGGGGKLRRRYRKAIGGARVRVLLAHAYFLPDRHMVRTITAAARRGVQVRLVLPARSDVGLARPATRRLYRTLLAAGVEVREWPASMLHAKVAVVDGLRLLLGSFNLDPFSLANLEVLAEAEDQVLAGAGARWIEARLAEAVVVPADAVPGTGLVDWWEDRVGRLAAALARWVGRVMSRR